The sequence below is a genomic window from Harmonia axyridis chromosome 1, icHarAxyr1.1, whole genome shotgun sequence.
AAATGTGGGCAAAGAAATGTGACGTTCTTCCTCCCTCACGAGATTCTGATCACTTTCCATTTCTCTGCGATCGAAAGTGGTTTCCTCTGAACGGAGCCAGTATGGTCCCGCCCACCATAATGTACAATTCAGAAGTTCAACTGGCGTCAAACCACGTGAAGCACAATCAGCGGGGTTATCCCTAGATTTGACATGATACCAGAGTTCTGGTGAAAccagttcctgaatctgagtcGTTCGATTACTGACGAACGATTTCCATCGATGAGGGGAGGATCTGATCCATGTCAGAGCGACTGTGGAATCGGACCAGGCAAAAACTTTGCTTATCTGAAAGGCGGATGAATAGACCGAGAGAACTAAGGAAATGAGTTTAGACAAGAGAAGACAGGCGCAGAGTTCCAATCtaggaattgaaattctctttaCCGGAGAAACCTTTGATTTGCCACATACGAATGATGTACCAACAGATCCGTTGGGATAGAAAAATCTAAGGTAAATGACAGCAGCATAACCTCGTTCACTACTGTCTCCGAAGCCATGGAGTTCGCATCGTGAATAGGAACCTGATGCCAACAGTCTAGGAATTTTGAGCTTTGCCAGTTCGTGCAATTCAGATCTGCACTGATTCCAGCGATTGTTTACCTCCACTGGGAGAGAATCATCCCACTGCAAGCCTAAAGTCCAGAGATGCTGGATTAAGTGCTTTGCAAGAAAAGTAAATGGGGCAAGAAATCCGAGAGGGTCAAAAATACGCGAGAGATCAGACAGGATAGATCGTTTTGAGCAGACCTCATCAGACGACTTCACTGAGTAAGAAAATTCATCCAATGAAGGAAACCATTTCAAACCAAGAATCTTAATGGCAGAGTCGGCATCAAAGTTTATGGAATGCTGATGTTGGTGGTCTAAAGGAACACGCGAAAGTAATTCATGGCTATTGCTACACCACTTACGAAGCTCAAACCCACCACATTCCAACAATGATATCAACTCATCCACCAAAACTTTGGCCTGCTCGAGATCATCACAGCCAGTGACAATATCGTCCACGTAAATATCCCTGAGCAGGATTTTGGAAGCATTTGGGAAAGAGGCTCCTTCGTCCTCAGCTAGTTGAGACAAAGTTCTAAGAGCAAGAAAAGGAGCAGGCGCAACTCCGTAGGTAACAGTGTTTAATCGATATGCACCGATAGGCTCTGACGGAGAAAACCTCCAAAGAATTCTTTGGTGATCACGATGTGAGGGCTGAATCAAGATTTGACGATACATCTGTTTTATATCGGCCGTGAAAACGAAAGTGTGGACACGAAAATTCAACAGAATTACAAAAATATCCTTCTGTAATTTAGGACCAATCAAGAGAGCATCATTCAAGGACAATTTACCTGGAAGGTGAGCTGATGCGTCGAACACTACTCGTAACTTAGTCGACGCACTATCAGGCTTGATGATACAATGATGAGGGATAtagaaattattttcagtttcgACATCGGTGATTACTGACGACATATGATTACTACTCAAATAATCTTTCATGAAATGACAATACTCCTGGTAAACTTCTGGAGTTCTTATAAGTCTACGTTCGAGCGACAGAAAACGACGCAGAGCTAAAGAATATGTATCCCCAAAACAAACGCATTTGCCACTTTCAAATGGCAATGCAACCGTGTATCGTCCCGAAGCATCTCTCGAATGACCTTCAACAAAGAGTTGTTCACAACGTTGATCCTCTGGTGAAGAGGATGTTGTTGTTGGCACCTCTTCGAGTTCCCAGAACCTCTTTAATGtggaattcaaagaagaatcacaTAAAgacaaatgaaatgaattcattGAGCGACTAGGAGACTGAATTTGTCCCATGAAAACCCAACCGAAAACAGTTTCTAGGGCTGTAGGTTCCGAACCGTTGCCTTTGATTCGATCGTCCTTGAGTACAAGTGGGAAAATATCTGCACCAAGAAGAATGTCCACAGAATGTGGAgtagaaaattcaggatctgCTAATTTTTTGTTGGAGATGCATTTCCAATTGGAAAATTGGACTAAAGAGGTCGGCATTTGTGTACAAATTTTTGGGAGAACTACAGCGTCAAAGGTGAAAGATGGATTGATCTGACCTGTAGGGCGAATAGAGCAGACAGTGCTACCAGAAGCAGTAGATGAACTTTCCCCTATGCCAGTAATTGAAAGTGCAGTCTTTGAAATTTGCAATCCTAACTTATTAACACAAGATTGGGATATGATATTAATTTGAGAACCGGCGTCTAATAAAACTCGAACTTTCTGAAAGTTACCCCAAGCGTCTTGGATGTCTACTTGAGCAGTAGCCAATAAAACTGTGGAGTTGGCAGGCAAAAGATTCACTGAGTTGGAATGCGAAAAATAAGAGGTTTGACTCTGCGATTGGCATGATTCGTTCTGAGGTACATCGTCTGATGGACTGCGCATGTGCAATAAAGAATGATGTTTTTTATTACAGGTTCGACATGTTGATTTCGAGGAACAGTTATTTAATTGATGCCCAGAATGAAGGCAATTGATGCACCAATTCTTATCTTTGACAATTTTGAAACGATCTGAGGCAGTTTTTCCCAAAAACGAAGGACAGTTGTAAATATTATGAGATGACTTGCAATAATTACAGCTAATGCCTTTTTCATCTGAATTATTTTTCGACTGAACTAAAAGAGCGGAATTTCGTTTACTTGAagtattattgaattttgaagttcGAGAATCAGAAAACTGTTGAGATTTTGAAGGAACAGAAAGAGCCACTATTTCTAGAGCTACACATTGATCAGTTAAGAAAGTTTGCAAATTGATAAATGAAGGAATGTCTGTTGAGCATTCCTGTAATTCGAATCGTTTAATGGTGGCTGTGTCTAATTTTTGAATGAGcagatgaaataaaacaaagtccCACTGATCAGTAGGCAGACCTAAGTTTTTCAACACAGCTAAATTTTCCGAAAATACCTCCAGAATCCGTCTAAGTCCGGATGCCGACTCACTgtgaagttttgaaatattataaatttcattcCAACATGTATTAGCTAAGAGGCGTCTATTTTGATATCTATCAGTTAGAGTTTGAAAGgcgttttcataattttgagcggTCAAAGGAAAACCTTTGAGCAAATTAAGAGCTTGAGAAGAAAGTGAACTTAatagatattgaaatttttcgatttgaCTCAAATTAGAATTCTCGTGAACTAAGCTTTTGAATAAGTCATAAAACGTTGGCCATTCCTTATAATTACCATCAAAAATAGGTAAAACGATTTTAGGAAGTTTAACACTTGGCGATTTTGATATACGATTGGTCTCAGGTATAACGACAGGAAACAAATTCACGTAGATCGTTTTGATTGTGAAATAATTATCGGTAAACGCAGCTCTAACTGATTTTTCGGCGTTGTAATCTGGTTCATCTGAATTTGCTAAAAGTACTATGATAGCACTGTGCAGAGTTTGAAATTCGCTGTGAATTTCTTCCAGACTTTCGTATCTTAAACGAAATCGTACGTGAAGACTTTGATCAGTTACCGCAGCCTGAGCTAAAACCAAAATTTCCTCGATGTCATCAATGAGAACTTGACGTCGTGCTTTATTCTGTTTCACTTTAGAATTCATTGTGAGTGGAATGAGCTGTTCTACGATTCAAAGTATACTGCAGTTATAATGTTAGGTCGaaagtttattttgaaaagtttttcaaattgaacgaaaatgaaaatatcaataacaaaGTATGGACACTATAGATCGATAAATGTTCAAACAAGAACAATACCTGACAGAAAGAGCGAGAATATAGAAATAGAGAAAcgaaataatcgaaagtaaacaaTCATGAAATTGTTTACGAAAAGTcaggttattgttattgttcgaCAATGAGAGGTTATCCACTGAAAATACGTCGTCTATGGTTGAAAAGACGCTGAATGTCAACACACTGCGCTTATCAGTTTTTTATGAGCAGAAcaatatggaaatgaaatgaattaaattcagtGTTTCCTAACCAAAAGAATTTAGAAATAAGGTTCAAATATTCGGCTCGATTGGACCAATATGGCACGACAAGGGCCTTAATATGAAAAAAGTAGCGAAGGACcggaaattgaaatttgtggaGAAATGATTTCTGCCTACCTTGGTAAAGTCCATGAAATGTCCTTGGCTGATAGATCTTCGCCGTCGAACGGGTGGTAGACGGAACACTCAATCTCGCACAACCGAAGAAACGGTATTGTTCTTGAAAATAGAGTCGACTCGAAAATGtttatgaaaaagaaaatattgcgTTTAACACAACGAAAGAGCGAGTGGAAAATCTGTATGAAAATGTCCATATGCACGGACGGGTCTTGAATGAATCCTCGCGCATCTGGCATCTATCAAATCTCCAGCATATGTTTTCCCGCGGTACATTTAAATGAACGATATTCTCTGAATTAGGAAAACAATGAATCTATTaataataaaaggaaaacaaagaaaataagaTGAGTTGACTAGTTGCAGTAACAAAGAGAAATAAAAACAGGATCGTTTTTCAGAAGAGTTACAAAACACATGAATTTATTCGCTTGCTACTCCTATGAAAAAAGGTTGCCATTCcaggtaaaaattgaattttttagactgaattatgtttttttcaacTTGCCAGCATAATTTTTAATGTATAAGTTATTGTTTATCCTACTTAGAACTACGTTGccgattcgaaatatttttctatctAGGCCCCGTTATATCAAATTTGTTTGTACTCAGGCGACATTGATGAAATGCACATTAGTTTTTTTGTCGTAAaaacaaaagttatttcaaaatcaTCACCCAAAATTCAAGCCTAGGAAGTCAATAAAATCACAATACACGTACTAAGCTATGATATCTATGAATTTATAAATACTGGCCAACCAGTTATCACTATCAGCCAAGGTAACTATCCGTTAGATTGACTTTGTCTTTATTTGATGGGAATTCCATTTATATCGAAAATTCTAATGTAGCTATCAATGAAAAAGAGAAATGACTGGCATCACAAGTGGTACAATTTAATCATTAGCTTTCTTTTCTTTCCACAAAAAGGTGACCTAACAAATGCTCAGAACTCATGAGATTTATGAGAACAGGCTGTATTTTGTAAGGGTCACCCATTATCACAGGAGATTTAAGTTAAGTTCAAGTAGAGCTGGAAACAACGATATCGcaactttttgaaaaaaattgattcagaTATATCAATGAAACACTGTTGTTTTTTCACCAGGAAAATCGTTCGCCATTGGTAATAACAGATGGTAGTCACTTGGTGCAAAGCCCAGACTATAAGGTCCTTTCAGCCAAGTTCCCGGAGGTTCTGGCGAGTAACTATCGATTTGTGTGTCCTGGCGTTGTCTTGATGGATCACAATTcgtctcctattggccaaagctagTTGCTCcggggcgattgcttccttcaaatggtccaattgttgacagaacctttccgagttaacagttgtgccgtaggagAGCAGTTCATAGAAGATAATTCCCTGCTAATTCCATCAAACAAACAGTAAAACATCCCTGGTCTTCAAACCTAACATGACCACCGTTCCCGCCGGCTCACCACTTTTCAACCATGACCGTTTTCGTTTCATTTTGTCATAAGTTATCCACTCTTCATCACCAGTTACCAACCGCTTCACATTTTCAGCAGACTGTCTTGCATTtttgcctttatcgaagaaaagcTGAgtaaaaaactataaaatatagcaTATTATATCTTTGCttgtgtccatctttgacgcgtgCTCAAACTAAACCGAGTCatctaatcacaaaactgtcaaataAGTTTTTTCAGGAATATCATTTTTCTAACGTCATCTAGAGGAACTCGAACGGACTTAAACAACGCGAGATACTGATGACTGaagccatctattgaaaaatttaaagatttcttttcactacacctTCTCTGTTCACCGCTAATCAATTtctcttcattattttcatgcATAAACTTAAATATATTGGTTCAGGTCCATTCAGCACTTCCGTTTACATTCGAACCACGTTTCTCGAACAAGTAATCCTTATGCGGCAAAACCCTTCACATAAATTTCGAGCATATAAACTAATGAAAGGCCAAATCGGGCAATACATCCCAGGCCTATTCATTATCGCGTAGGACGCCAATTTCGAGCGGGACCAGGCAGGACCGCGCCTTGAACTTGAAGCCTAATTCGAATGCCAATAATTAACTTCGGCAACGCGGAAATCTCGAGGGTTGACCCGTCTATCCGTACGTCACTGTAAAAAGCTTGTGACGGATCCAGATTAACAAACTTGGGCTCTGCCTGCGATAATGGAGTTGCCTTCGAGAAGGTGGAGGATATGAGCAGCCATGTGATTTCTAGGGAAGTTTAATGGAATTCCAAACTGGGAACATGGGCATCAGAAATTCTGTCATGACTGCAAACTTGTTTGTAAAGCTGCATCTTGTGTTAGTTGTAAAAAATTCAGTAGAGTCGAGGTGTTTCTTTCAAATTGAGCTACTGCATTATTTAGATATGAGTAGATGCATATATCATCTCTCATGAATTTTACCGGTGTTTTTGGTAAGGAAAAATGCTGTGCTGCAATGCACAGCGTGTTTTATTATTCTAGTCCTTCTCCAGATCAAATTTAGGAGAAGAGCAACTACGTAACCATTGAAATagaaattatctaataataatGACAATGTCCCTCGTctgaacttttgaaatcagagtaagtttctgtttgttcacgtgatattgataattttatcaaaatGGTTTTCtttaatgatttctttgatttagcttatatgtaggcttggttaatcgatcgtctagaggtatgattcgattacctggcctttcgtctttttctccgtgactttgttggatttgtaataattaaactcttttgaattatttacatatatttacaaagccacaattatacagtacaaactcagtattgagaagatcctaattacgtcttgattaacaagtttctcaatacggtactgaattttgtctttaattcgtttgttgattacccgaaacgtcttcgtttatcacgtcttcgtcgtacttcaagttttcggtcgtctcgtctttgatttgttcgcgactcgtcttaatctagtccgcgaaccgtctttacgtcgtacgtcttaagttgaccgaccgaactggttctgtctcccgtcttagacttaacttcaactttactcgtcttcggcttaatttgaactgtactctctgccgattggaacttccctgtctcgaatatcgacctccctccttttggcttgaccacacccttagggagagtaccatcccctagtccaataagaattttgccgtaccgcccacaaagatcttcgcggattcctggaaatcgaatatactCGAAGGACCAGTACCTGAtgcacagatgtaacacatctggtacaaccgccttgttctcgaactttcccaaccccagtaaatctcttaagttttacaaccgacatgacacatcttcgacaccccgaagaattacacatccttttcacattatatgtacaataacaattcgttccctgtaaattcattgaaaccgtcatgccttcgacacttgaaaaactaataggtctccaagcatcccgttgaccatctcaattatttacagggaacaataactggatcctacatattcAATTGATATCATTAGTAGGCATCGATTATAGTTGAGTAATCtaattcttttgaaactttATGCGTGGAGAGTATACATATGCCAGCCCCAGtgcaaaacatgaaatgcgaagcattttgaaatcCATTTAAGGCACAAcatgattaaacaaaaaattaagaCAACTCACTAGGGTACCCAACAGGCAAAAAATCAGGGCCTGCCATTCGAATAAATGGACTCATTGACATTCATTTGAGGTAAATCTTATCCGTTCggtaattgaataaaaaataaatggtaCAATCTTGAAcgattttcaagatatgatcttcaGTTCAAACCAGTATACCCATGAAATTTATCGATAAAAGTGGCCTACGTCAGAAATTACCGCAGGTAAAGGATGACAAGTGGAGTATGTATTTCGAAAGGAGAATTTGATGAAGATtataaaaatgatataaaaattggtcaTCCTCATTAAAAAAACAGGGTGATATCTTGTTTCACCTCTGTCGGACTAgcttgta
It includes:
- the LOC123672112 gene encoding uncharacterized protein LOC123672112; amino-acid sequence: MRSPSDDVPQNESCQSQSQTSYFSHSNSVNLLPANSTVLLATAQVDIQDAWGNFQKVRVLLDAGSQINIISQSCVNKLGLQISKTALSITGIGESSSTASGSTVCSIRPTGQINPSFTFDAVVLPKICTQMPTSLVQFSNWKCISNKKLADPEFSTPHSVDILLGADIFPLVLKDDRIKGNGSEPTALETVFGWVFMGQIQSPSRSMNSFHLSLCDSSLNSTLKRFWELEEVPTTTSSSPEDQRCEQLFVEGHSRDASGRYTVALPFESGKCVCFGDTYSLALRRFLSLERRLIRTPEVYQEYCHFMKDYLSSNHMSSVITDVETENNFYIPHHCIIKPDSASTKLRVVFDASAHLPGKLSLNDALLIGPKLQKDIFVILLNFRVHTFVFTADIKQMYRQILIQPSHRDHQRILWRFSPSEPIGAYRLNTVTYGVAPAPFLALRTLSQLAEDEGASFPNASKILLRDIYVDDIVTGCDDLEQAKVLVDELISLLECGGFELRKWCSNSHELLSRVPLDHQHQHSINFDADSAIKILGLKWFPSLDEFSYSVKSSDEVCSKRSILSDLSRIFDPLGFLAPFTFLAKHLIQHLWTLGLQWDDSLPVEVNNRWNQCRSELHELAKLKIPRLLASGSYSRCELHGFGDSSERGYAAVIYLRFFYPNGSVGTSFVCGKSKVSPVKRISIPRLELCACLLLSKLISLVLSVYSSAFQISKVFAWSDSTVALTWIRSSPHRWKSFVSNRTTQIQELVSPELWYHVKSRDNPADCASRGLTPVELLNCTLWWAGPYWLRSEETTFDRREMESDQNLVREEERHISLPTFVCSQFVPELLSKFSSLSKIQRIVVYVFRFVHNLKNSKSRINGIVSSMDLKHAFTFIIKQVQQSVFQADIANIQNEKPISKGLRKLNLFIGEDGVLRVGGRLSFSGLSYDHKHPALLPSSHRLTELIIQHFHRVYHHPGAQTPQFLLTQQVWILSARRAINKVISRCHTCFRVKPKASQPLMGNLPSLRVNQLKPFQCVGVDYGGPFQTTMSRTRGSKSFKSYICLFVCFTTKALHLELVSDLTSNAFLAALRRFIARRGRCNHIFSDGGTNFKGAYRELSNYMQNALIEEQIKWSFNPPSGPHFGGLWESGIKSVKSHLLRSIGDQILTYEEFYTVLTQIEALLNSRPLCPLSNDPNDISALTPGHFLTLAPLTALPEPDLSHLSMGRLSRWQLLTRIHQDFWKRWHLEYLNTLQQRKKWFDKTTDCLSIGTLVLIKDDQLPPLRWRLGRIEKLHHGADKIARVASVRTTQGILQRPVVKLCPLPLQ